Below is a window of Methylosinus sp. PW1 DNA.
AGGACCCGGCGCAGAACATAAATTGGGTTCCGCCGGAAGGCGGCGGCGGGCCGAATTATCCGAATATGTGAGCGCGGCGCCTCACCAATGTGATCCGCATCGCTTATCGCTGCGCGCGTGATCCGCGCGCAGCGAGACGCGCGCCGCTTCCTCCAGACAATTCGAGCGACGATGTTTTTCATTCTTTCCAAGATCGGCGAATTCTTCGTCACGCCTCTGCATGTCGCCCTTTCCCTCGCCGCCGTCGGCGCGGCGCTCTCTTTCACCCGCTTCGCCGCAAAGGGGCGCGTTCTGGCGGCGCTCGGCGTGACGGCGCTGCTGCTGCTGTCCTTCACCACGCTCGGCGAGCTGTTGCTCTATCCGCTGGAGAACCGCTTTCCGCAGGTCGCCGACGACGCGCCCGCGCCGGATGGAATCGTCGTGCTCGGCGGTGCGATCGACGAGAATCTGAGCCGCCTGCGCGGCGGCGCGGCGTTGACCGAGGCGGGCGAGCGCGTGGTCGCCATGGTCGAGCTGGCGCGCCGCTATCCGGCAGCCAGGCTGCTCTTCGCCGGCGGCTCGGGCAGGCTGTTCGGCGCCGCCGGCTCCGAGGCCGAGATCGTCGGGCGGCTGCTTCCGCAGCTCGGCGTCGAGCCCGGGCGCGTCATCCTCGAGGACAGCTCGCGCAATACATGGGAAAACGCCGTCAATGCGCTGGCGCTGGCGCGGCCCGCGCCCGGCGAGCGCTGGCTGCTCGTCACCTCGGCGAGCCATATGCCGCGCTCCATGGGGATTTTCCGCCGCGTCGGCTTTCCGGTCGTCGCCTATCCGGTCAATTATCACACCGGCCTGCGCCCGCCGTTCAGCGTGCGGATGCGCGCGGCCGACGAGCTGAAGCTCGTCGACATAGCGGCGCATGAATGGGTCGGCCTCCTCGCCTATCGGCTGACCGGCAAGACCGACGCGCTGTTTCCGGAGCCAGAGCCCGGCCGCTGAGCGGCGCGCGGCGCCTCAGTCGCGCGGCGGCTTCTTGCCGCGGGCGCCCGCCGACTCGGCGCGGCCGCCCGGCGTCGCCGCCGTCCAGGAGCCGTGCTTCATCTCGAGGAATAGCGCGATGGCCTGGGCGCGATTGCGCACCTCGAGCTTCTCGAACAAATTCCGCAAGTGGAATTTGATCGTGTTGATCGAGACGCCGAAATCCTTGGCGAGTTGGTTGTTGGTGTGGCCGGAGCCGAGCGCCGACAGCAGGCTGCGCTCGCGCAGAGTGAGATTCTCCAGCGGATCGGCGCGCATCTTGCGGATGTCGACGAAGGGAAACACCATATCGCCGGCCGCCACTGAGGCGAGCACATCGAGCAGACGCTCCGGCGGAGCGCGCTTGCTGACGAAGCCGGCGCCCCCCAATTGCAGCGTCTCCGCCGGCGCGGCCGGGTCGTTGGTGCCGCTATAGACGACGATCTTGGGCGCGGAGGGCTGGCGCGACAGCGCGCGCAGCACCTCGCGCGCGTGCAGCGTCGGCAATTGCCAGCCGATGATGGCGATCTGAAAGCGCTGCAGCTTGGCGGCGTCGAGAAATTCCTCGCCGTCCGTGACCTTCAGCACGAGATTGAAGCGGCGGTCGTCGGCGAGCAGCGCCTCCAGCCCGGCCAGGATCAGCGGGCTCTTGTCGGCGATGGCGACGTCGATCGGAAAGGTCGCGCCATTCTCGTCGCGGTCGTCGCTGGAGCGCTCGGCCTTATGGCGCAGAGCGGAGGGCGCGCCCTCGGCGGCGGCCTGCATGGCGGCGGCGCGGATCGGGACGGGACGCCCGATGGCGCGCGGTCGCTCATCTCCGAGCCTTGTCGAAGACGTCGAGGCCATGGACCACTGCAAGTGACCACTCCAAGTGAAACGCTGCCGACGCAGCCGGGACGGGCTCGGACGGCGAAGCCCCCCGAGTGGGTAGGCCGGACTATATAACCTGCGGCTTCCATTGGAAAGCCTCGGCGCGCGTTTCACGCTGCGTCAAAGCCGCCGAATTTGGAAGAAATGCGCAAAAAGAAGCGGCGCATCGGACCCGCCGATGCGCCGCATCATATCCGTAGCCGGTCTGAAGCGTCAGTCGCTCAGGACCCAGCGCGCAGCGAAATAAGCGGCGGCGCCGAGCGCGATGACCGCGATCATGCCCACCGGGGTCGCCGCATAGCTCGTAAGCTCGAGAATTGCTCCCATAACGCTTCCTCCTCCTTTAACGCCCGACTTCGTTCAGGCTGCCAGCAAAGCCACGATATCACCCATGGTCGGCGAAGTCTCGCCTCTACGTGCGATACGTTTTGGTGGATATCGTCGCCGGCTCGAATTCCGAGAACGTCGCGAATGCTGGCTGCAACTCGCGACGCGCCGACGTTATTCGCGCCCGGCGCTGTTCTCCTCGAACCGCCGAACGAAGCCGCGATCCACGCTCGCAGCATGACGGTCGCAATTATTGTAGCCTTAGAGGCTTGTCAAGATGCGGCGCCGCCCCCACGCCGACGGATGGGGCTTGCGGAGACCCGCTCGGCGCAGTTAATGAAGCTGCGGCTCGACGAAGAAAAAAGAAAACCGACGCCATGGCTCGCCCCTCCTTCGCCTTCATCGCCGTCGCCGGCATTGCGACGCTCGCCAGCGCCGTCTGGTTCTTCGGCTATCGCCGCATGCCCGCCTGCACGGGCGACGGCCGCTATATGTCCACCGTCCAGCAATGCCGCGCCTACGGGTTGGGTGCCGAGCTCTGCGCCAGCGCGGTGGAGAAAGCCCGCGCGCTGGTGGCGAAGGTCGCGCCGCGCACGGACGCGTCCTTCGATTGCGAGGTGCGCTTTTCGGAATGTTTCGCGGGAGCGGATGGGCGCTTCACGCCCGCGCCCTCCTTCTGCCTCGCGCCGGGATCGGCCGAGCCGCGAGAAGTGCGCTATCTCGAATATGAATCCGACCGGCTGAACCGCAAGAAGACGCGCGAGATCCGCATCGACTGAGCGGGCCACGCCTTTATTGATCGGCCGCCGATCGCTCCGGAGCCGATCTATCTGCGGACGATCTATCCGCAGCCTGGCGACGGCCGCCGAGATGGAACTCCGCCGGCTCGACGGTCAGCATGCCGACATTGGTGCGCAGCGCCATGCGATAGGGCACCACCGCATGCGCCGTCTGCAGAGGCGCGAGCCAAACGGTGATGTCGCTATTCTCCGCCATGAAGCGCGTCGAGGCGCTGTCCGGCCGATGGCCGGCGATCGGACGATAGCGCGCCGCGCAGACCGACACCGGGCCGGAATAGCCGTGCGTCTCCACATTGCGCATCTCGACGAAGGAGAGCGTCACATCGAAGCGGGTGACGCCGTCGAAGACCGGAATGGTGCGATTGCAGGCGGAGGGGCCGACCAGCGGCTCGCTGGCCGGGACGCTCATGATGAGGGCGCTCACCGGATCGGTGATGTGGGATTTGTTGCCCTCCGTCACCGGAATGCGGACAGGCAGGTCCCAAGGCGTCGGATCGACATGCACGGCGCGCACGGAATTGCCGGCGAGCGACATGCGGACGGTGCGCGTCTCATAGGTGTTGGAGGTGGTGTTGGCGTAGCTCGTCGGCGTCAGCCCCTCGCTCGACAGCGCGCCGGAGGCGGTGGCGGCGCCGCGCGTGTCGTTGACGAGAGAGGCGAGGCCGGTGGTGCGCATCGAAATGTCGATGCGGTAGCTGCGGCCCTCGATGACTCCACTGGCCGAGGCGTGGCCGATCGAGAGGCCGAGCAGGCTCAGCGCGAAATTCGCCTTGAGCGTCTCCGCCCCGCAGGGCGTGGCGACGGCGAGCGCGGCGAGCGTCACGAGCCCCGGAAAGGCGAGCCGGGACAGGACGAGCGCTACGGCCCTGCCGCGCCCGGCTCCGCCCTGAACGGATGAGAGAAACGCCATTCGAAGACCTGCGATCGATCGAATCATCCTGGCCACGATGGGCCAGGCGCGGGCGCTTGTCGATGCTCGGGCCGCGCCGGAGGACCAAAGGCTCGTCTCAAGCCCATTCCTGCCAGCTGCCGTCGGCGAATATGCGCCATGCGCGCAGACCCGCTTTGGCGACCACGATGCGACCGGACTTCGCCTCGCTCACGAGATGCTTGAATACGAGAGGATTGCGCCAGGAAAACGGCTTTTCGGGATCGCAGACCGCATGATATTCGTCGCTGTCCGGATCATCCATCAGCAGCGTGCCGACCTTGTCCGGCCGCAGCTGCGCGCCGAGCGAGCGCTCCTCCTTCCAGAGGCAATGATAGTCGCGGCACACGTCCGGTCGCGTGGCGTAGACGGCGCAGCCATTGGTCTGCGTGCAGTGCGGGCACCAGACGCCGGCCTTCTTGGGGAACTCCTCGATCTCCAGCACCTTGCAGCAGAAGGCGCAGGGACCGCAGGCCTTGCCTGGAATCTCGAGCATGGTATCGATTTCGGCCTTTTCGGCGATTTTGGAAGCGAATCGATTCTGATACATTGCTACAACGATCGCCGCGCCGACGCTATCGCGGGCGCAGCCGCGGATCGACGGGAGAATCGCATGACGACGGCCGCTCCGAACATCGATCCCGAGACGCTGCTCGTCTCCACGCAATGGCTCGCCGACCATCTCCACGCGCCGGACGTCATCATCTTCGACGCTTCCTGGCACATGCCCGCCGCCGGCCGCGACCCGCGCGCCGAATTTGTCGACGCCCATATTCCCGGCGCCGTCTTCTTCGACATAGACGCCATCGCCGACCATTCGACCGATCTGCCGCATATGCTGCCGGATCCGGTCGCCTTCTCCTCGGCGGCGCGCAAGCTCGGCCTCGGCGACGGCATGCGCGCCGTAGTCTATGATAGCCTCGGCCTGTTCTCGGCGCCGCGCCTTTGGTGGACCTTGCGCGTCTTCGGCCTCACCGACGTCTCCATCCTCGACGGCGGCCTGCCGGCTTGGACGGCGGAAGGCCGTCCGCTGGAGCAGGGCGAGAGCCATCGCCCGCAGCGGCATTTCACCGCACGCATGGACCATGCGCTGGTCGCCGACGCCGCCGATGTGTCGCGCGCGCTGGCGGACGGCTCGGCGCAGGTCGTCGACGTGCGCTCGGCGGAGCGTTTCGCAGGGAGCCTTCCCGAGCCGCGCCCTGGCCTGCGCTCCGGCCATATGCCCGGCGCGCTCAACCTGCCCTTCGGCAATCTCATCGCCGAGGGGCGGCTGAAAAGCCCCGCCGCTCTCGAGGAGATTTTCACGGCGGCGAAGATCGACCTCGAGCGGCCGGTGATCGCGAGCTGCGGCTCCGGCCTCACCGCCTCGATCTTGAGCCTGGCGCTGGCCGCGGCGGGACGCCGACCCGCCACCGTCTATGACGGCTCCTGGTCCGAATGGGGCGCGCGCGCGGAGCTGCCGGTCGTCGGCGCCGCCGGCTGAAGCGGCGTCTGCCAAAAAACAAGGCGGCAAAATGCTTTAGATAGCGGCGCCTCGGGCATAGCGAGGCGCCGCGCCCTGTCTCGCCAGATCATGCGGGACCATGCCTGCAGATGCGATTTGTCACAAAAACAATATAATATCGAAAAAAGCGCGCACGGCCGCGTCTTCCTCCTCCTAAAGGCGCCTACGATCTAGCTCCGCCCGGCTTTGGCATGAGCCGTGCTGAGCAGGCCGGGCCGTCGACGGTTTCGGCTCTGCCGCCGGCGCAGTCGAACGGCGCCGCGTCGAGCGTCGATCAAGGGTAAGGAGGCGAATAAAAATGCCCAAGTACAAGCTCGAATATCTCTGGCTCGACGGCTACACGCCCGTGCCGAATCTCCGGGGCAAAACCCAGATCAAAGAATTCGACAGCTTCCCGACATTGGAGCAGCTCCCGCTGTGGGGCTTCGACGGCAGCTCGACCAAGCAGGCGGAAGGAAGAAGCTCGGACTGCGTTCTGAAGCCGGTCTCCGTTTTCCCCGACATCACCCGCACCAATGGCGCGCTGGTGATGTGCGAGGTGATGATGCCCGACGGCGTGACGCCGCATGCGTCCAACGCCCGCGCCACCATCCTCGACGATCCGGGCGCCTGGTTCGGCTTCGAGCAGGAGTATTTCTTCTACAAGAACGGCCGCCCGCTCGGCTTCCCCGAGGCGGGCTTCCCGGCTCCGCAGGGTCCCTATTACACCGGCGTCGGCTTCAAGAATGTCGGCGACATCGCGCGCCAGATCGTCGAGGAGCATCTCGACATCTGCCTCGCCGCCGGCATCAACCACGAAGGCATCAACGCCGAGGTGGCCAAGGGCCAGTGGGAATTCCAGATCTTCGGCAAGGGCTCCCGCAAGGCGGCCGACGAGATGTGGGTGGCGCGCTACATTCTGCTGCGTCTCGCCGAGAAATACGGCATCGACATCGAGTTCCACTGCAAGCCGCTCGGCGCCACCGATTGGAACGGCTCGGGCATGCACGCCAATTTCTCGACGACCTATCTGCGCGAGGTGGGCGGCAAAGCCTATTTCGAGCAGCTGATGAGCG
It encodes the following:
- a CDS encoding YdcF family protein — translated: MFFILSKIGEFFVTPLHVALSLAAVGAALSFTRFAAKGRVLAALGVTALLLLSFTTLGELLLYPLENRFPQVADDAPAPDGIVVLGGAIDENLSRLRGGAALTEAGERVVAMVELARRYPAARLLFAGGSGRLFGAAGSEAEIVGRLLPQLGVEPGRVILEDSSRNTWENAVNALALARPAPGERWLLVTSASHMPRSMGIFRRVGFPVVAYPVNYHTGLRPPFSVRMRAADELKLVDIAAHEWVGLLAYRLTGKTDALFPEPEPGR
- a CDS encoding response regulator transcription factor, which codes for MQWSMASTSSTRLGDERPRAIGRPVPIRAAAMQAAAEGAPSALRHKAERSSDDRDENGATFPIDVAIADKSPLILAGLEALLADDRRFNLVLKVTDGEEFLDAAKLQRFQIAIIGWQLPTLHAREVLRALSRQPSAPKIVVYSGTNDPAAPAETLQLGGAGFVSKRAPPERLLDVLASVAAGDMVFPFVDIRKMRADPLENLTLRERSLLSALGSGHTNNQLAKDFGVSINTIKFHLRNLFEKLEVRNRAQAIALFLEMKHGSWTAATPGGRAESAGARGKKPPRD
- a CDS encoding DUF1190 domain-containing protein → MARPSFAFIAVAGIATLASAVWFFGYRRMPACTGDGRYMSTVQQCRAYGLGAELCASAVEKARALVAKVAPRTDASFDCEVRFSECFAGADGRFTPAPSFCLAPGSAEPREVRYLEYESDRLNRKKTREIRID
- a CDS encoding DUF3108 domain-containing protein — its product is MAFLSSVQGGAGRGRAVALVLSRLAFPGLVTLAALAVATPCGAETLKANFALSLLGLSIGHASASGVIEGRSYRIDISMRTTGLASLVNDTRGAATASGALSSEGLTPTSYANTTSNTYETRTVRMSLAGNSVRAVHVDPTPWDLPVRIPVTEGNKSHITDPVSALIMSVPASEPLVGPSACNRTIPVFDGVTRFDVTLSFVEMRNVETHGYSGPVSVCAARYRPIAGHRPDSASTRFMAENSDITVWLAPLQTAHAVVPYRMALRTNVGMLTVEPAEFHLGGRRQAADRSSADRSAPERSAADQ
- the sseA gene encoding 3-mercaptopyruvate sulfurtransferase codes for the protein MTTAAPNIDPETLLVSTQWLADHLHAPDVIIFDASWHMPAAGRDPRAEFVDAHIPGAVFFDIDAIADHSTDLPHMLPDPVAFSSAARKLGLGDGMRAVVYDSLGLFSAPRLWWTLRVFGLTDVSILDGGLPAWTAEGRPLEQGESHRPQRHFTARMDHALVADAADVSRALADGSAQVVDVRSAERFAGSLPEPRPGLRSGHMPGALNLPFGNLIAEGRLKSPAALEEIFTAAKIDLERPVIASCGSGLTASILSLALAAAGRRPATVYDGSWSEWGARAELPVVGAAG
- a CDS encoding glutamine synthetase beta-grasp domain-containing protein, with translation MPKYKLEYLWLDGYTPVPNLRGKTQIKEFDSFPTLEQLPLWGFDGSSTKQAEGRSSDCVLKPVSVFPDITRTNGALVMCEVMMPDGVTPHASNARATILDDPGAWFGFEQEYFFYKNGRPLGFPEAGFPAPQGPYYTGVGFKNVGDIARQIVEEHLDICLAAGINHEGINAEVAKGQWEFQIFGKGSRKAADEMWVARYILLRLAEKYGIDIEFHCKPLGATDWNGSGMHANFSTTYLREVGGKAYFEQLMSAFEKAKDDHIAVYGPDNHMRLTGLHETASIHTFSWGVADRGASIRVPHSFIKNEYKGYLEDRRPNSQGDPYQIASQILKTISTVPTR